Proteins from one Ipomoea triloba cultivar NCNSP0323 chromosome 1, ASM357664v1 genomic window:
- the LOC116024368 gene encoding KH domain-containing protein At4g18375 isoform X1, protein MGETGKRFRRDDGDYKNQRRRIERDDKGDAELVVYRILCPGIVIGSVIGKSGKVINSIRQETGARVKVVDPFPGAKDRVILIYCYVREKEDVEIDKELSDYRPLCAAQDALLKMHAAIANSIASLGESDRRWKDREDCQLLVPSSQSANIIGKSGVTIKKLRGKTGTHIRVTAKDASDPNHSCALEFDNFVLISGESEAVKKALFAVSAIIYKFAPKEDIPLDTTIPEIPASIIIPSDAPIYPAAGIYPGVDPIVPTRPVSSVLGPHVQEFPGYLDAGSTWPVYSSALPVVSGQTGASRTEELRIRLLCPSHNVGRVIGKGGNSIKSIRQASGAQVEVGDGRAERDECIITVISQESVDDLKSMAVEAVLLLQGKINDEDEDTVTICLLVPSKVIGCLIGKSGSIISEIRKRTKAEVRISKGKKPRCADASDELVEVVGEVSNVRDALIQIVLRLRDDILKDREGGHNSSSGADILHTGGAHLSVPSVLSSIPQVTSLRYEQSTETGAGAGVGMLSSNSVYGHGLLSIGDNSHGLLSSYSPKLYGRLPPPSTLEVVIPAHAVGKVMGKRGTNMDNIRKISGASIEITDSKSSRGDRMALVSGTPDQKHAAENLIQAFIMAT, encoded by the exons ATGGGCGAGACTGGGAAGCGATTCCGCAGGGATGATGGGGACTACAAGAATCAGAGAAGGAGGATAGAGAGAGATGACAAGGGTGATGCTGAGCTGGTTGTCTACAGGATTTTATGCCCCGGTATTGTTATAGGAAGTGTTATTGGAAAGAGTGGGAAAGTCATAAATTCCATTAGACAAGAAACCGGTGCAAGGGTCAAGGTGGTGGACCCATTTCCGGGTGCTAAGGATAGGGTTATACTCATTTACTGCTATGTAAGAGAGAAGGAAGATGTTGAGATTGACAAGGAATTGAGTGATTATAGGCCGCTTTGTGCTGCACAGGATGCTCTTCTTAAGATGCATGCAGCAATTGCTAATTCTATTGCTTCACTTGGGGAATCTGACAGGAGGTGGAAGGACAGGGAGGATTGTCAGCTTCTTGTTCCTTCTAGCCAGAGTGCAAATATCATTGGGAAATCTGGGGTAACCATAAAGAAGCTGAGAGGCAAGACAGGGACACACATCAGGGTAACTGCAAAGGATGCCAGTGATCCAAACCATTCTTGTGCATTGGAGTTCGATAATTTTGTGCTG ATTTCTGGTGAGTCAGAAGCTGTAAAGAAAGCACTCTTTGCAGTATCTGCAATCATTTACAAGTTTGCACCTAAAGAAGATATTCCTCTTGATACCACTATTCCGGAAATCCCTGCAAGTATTATTATACCGTCAGATGCTCCTATATATCCAGCTGCTGGCATTTACCCAGGCGTAGATCCTATTGTCCCTACCAGGCCTGTTTCCTCTGTTTTAGGTCCACATGTACAAGAGTTTCCAGGTTATCTGGATGCAGGGAGCACGTGGCCAGTTTACTCATCTGCTCTTCCTGTTGTTTCGGGTCAGACTGGTGCATCTCGAACCGAGGAGTTGAGGATCAGATTATTATGCCCATCCCACAATGTTGGGCGTGTTATTGGCAAGGGTGGAAACTCAATCAAAAGCATAAGGCAGGCTAGTGGTGCTCAAGTTGAGGTTGGTGATGGTAGAGCTGAACGGGATGAGTGTATCATCACTGTGATCTCTCAGGAG TCAGTGGATGATCTTAAGTCAATGGCAGTTGAAGCTGTGCTATTGCTGCAAGGAAAGATAAATGATGAGGATGAAGACACTGTAACTATATGTCTTCTTGTCCCGTCTAAAGTTATTGGGTGCCTTATTGGTAAAAGTGGTTCAATCATAAGTGAAATTCGAAAAAGAACTAAAGCTGAGGTACGGATCTCAAAAGGCAAGAAACCCAGGTGTGCAGATGCAAGTGATGAACTTGTTGAG GTGGTTGGGGAAGTCAGCAATGTTAGGGATGCACTTATCCAAATTGTGCTGAGGCTCAGAGATGATATTCTCAAAGACCGAGAAGGTGGGCATAATTCTTCTTCTGGTGCTGATATTTTACACACTGGTGGGGCTCATCTTTCAGTGCCTTCAGTTTTATCCAGTATTCCTCAAGTAACTTCTTTGAGATATGAGCAAAGTACTGAAACTGGGGCTGGGGCTGGTGTTGGGATGCTTTCTTCAAACAGCGTTTATGGACATGGATTGCTATCG ATTGGAGACAATAGCCATGGATTGTTGTCATCCTATTCACCTAAATTATATGGCAG ATTACCTCCACCCTCCACCCTAGAAGTCGTTATCCCTGCTCATGCTGTTGGTAAGGTTATGGGCAAACGTGGAACTAACATGGACAACATTCGAAAG ATATCTGGAGCATCTATTGAGATCACTGATTCCAAATCCTCCCGAGGTGATCGTATGGCTTTAGTATCTGGCACACCTGATCAGAAACATGCTGCTGAAAACTTGATCCAGGCATTCATAATGGCCACTTAG
- the LOC116024368 gene encoding KH domain-containing protein At4g18375 isoform X2, with translation MGETGKRFRRDDGDYKNQRRRIERDDKGDAELVVYRILCPGIVIGSVIGKSGKVINSIRQETGARVKVVDPFPGAKDRVILIYCYVREKEDVEIDKELSDYRPLCAAQDALLKMHAAIANSIASLGESDRRWKDREDCQLLVPSSQSANIIGKSGVTIKKLRGKTGTHIRVTAKDASDPNHSCALEFDNFVLISGESEAVKKALFAVSAIIYKFAPKEDIPLDTTIPEIPASIIIPSDAPIYPAAGIYPGVDPIVPTRPVSSVLGPHVQEFPGYLDAGSTWPVYSSALPVVSGQTGASRTEELRIRLLCPSHNVGRVIGKGGNSIKSIRQASGAQVEVGDGRAERDECIITVISQESVDDLKSMAVEAVLLLQGKINDEDEDTVTICLLVPSKVIGCLIGKSGSIISEIRKRTKAEVRISKGKKPRCADASDELVEVVGEVSNVRDALIQIVLRLRDDILKDREVLSSIPQVTSLRYEQSTETGAGAGVGMLSSNSVYGHGLLSIGDNSHGLLSSYSPKLYGRLPPPSTLEVVIPAHAVGKVMGKRGTNMDNIRKISGASIEITDSKSSRGDRMALVSGTPDQKHAAENLIQAFIMAT, from the exons ATGGGCGAGACTGGGAAGCGATTCCGCAGGGATGATGGGGACTACAAGAATCAGAGAAGGAGGATAGAGAGAGATGACAAGGGTGATGCTGAGCTGGTTGTCTACAGGATTTTATGCCCCGGTATTGTTATAGGAAGTGTTATTGGAAAGAGTGGGAAAGTCATAAATTCCATTAGACAAGAAACCGGTGCAAGGGTCAAGGTGGTGGACCCATTTCCGGGTGCTAAGGATAGGGTTATACTCATTTACTGCTATGTAAGAGAGAAGGAAGATGTTGAGATTGACAAGGAATTGAGTGATTATAGGCCGCTTTGTGCTGCACAGGATGCTCTTCTTAAGATGCATGCAGCAATTGCTAATTCTATTGCTTCACTTGGGGAATCTGACAGGAGGTGGAAGGACAGGGAGGATTGTCAGCTTCTTGTTCCTTCTAGCCAGAGTGCAAATATCATTGGGAAATCTGGGGTAACCATAAAGAAGCTGAGAGGCAAGACAGGGACACACATCAGGGTAACTGCAAAGGATGCCAGTGATCCAAACCATTCTTGTGCATTGGAGTTCGATAATTTTGTGCTG ATTTCTGGTGAGTCAGAAGCTGTAAAGAAAGCACTCTTTGCAGTATCTGCAATCATTTACAAGTTTGCACCTAAAGAAGATATTCCTCTTGATACCACTATTCCGGAAATCCCTGCAAGTATTATTATACCGTCAGATGCTCCTATATATCCAGCTGCTGGCATTTACCCAGGCGTAGATCCTATTGTCCCTACCAGGCCTGTTTCCTCTGTTTTAGGTCCACATGTACAAGAGTTTCCAGGTTATCTGGATGCAGGGAGCACGTGGCCAGTTTACTCATCTGCTCTTCCTGTTGTTTCGGGTCAGACTGGTGCATCTCGAACCGAGGAGTTGAGGATCAGATTATTATGCCCATCCCACAATGTTGGGCGTGTTATTGGCAAGGGTGGAAACTCAATCAAAAGCATAAGGCAGGCTAGTGGTGCTCAAGTTGAGGTTGGTGATGGTAGAGCTGAACGGGATGAGTGTATCATCACTGTGATCTCTCAGGAG TCAGTGGATGATCTTAAGTCAATGGCAGTTGAAGCTGTGCTATTGCTGCAAGGAAAGATAAATGATGAGGATGAAGACACTGTAACTATATGTCTTCTTGTCCCGTCTAAAGTTATTGGGTGCCTTATTGGTAAAAGTGGTTCAATCATAAGTGAAATTCGAAAAAGAACTAAAGCTGAGGTACGGATCTCAAAAGGCAAGAAACCCAGGTGTGCAGATGCAAGTGATGAACTTGTTGAG GTGGTTGGGGAAGTCAGCAATGTTAGGGATGCACTTATCCAAATTGTGCTGAGGCTCAGAGATGATATTCTCAAAGACCGAGAAG TTTTATCCAGTATTCCTCAAGTAACTTCTTTGAGATATGAGCAAAGTACTGAAACTGGGGCTGGGGCTGGTGTTGGGATGCTTTCTTCAAACAGCGTTTATGGACATGGATTGCTATCG ATTGGAGACAATAGCCATGGATTGTTGTCATCCTATTCACCTAAATTATATGGCAG ATTACCTCCACCCTCCACCCTAGAAGTCGTTATCCCTGCTCATGCTGTTGGTAAGGTTATGGGCAAACGTGGAACTAACATGGACAACATTCGAAAG ATATCTGGAGCATCTATTGAGATCACTGATTCCAAATCCTCCCGAGGTGATCGTATGGCTTTAGTATCTGGCACACCTGATCAGAAACATGCTGCTGAAAACTTGATCCAGGCATTCATAATGGCCACTTAG